The sequence CATGAACCGGGCAGGTTGAATTATTCAACCGTGCCGCCAATTCAGAGAGGCTGCCGCGAGCAAAATCGGGGCACCCATCTCTCAATGTGCGAATTAAGCCATGCGCGCGCGCGAAAAGTCTTGAGTGCGGCAACTTTCGGTTTGAGAGTCAAATTGCTGAAAGGGCAATGGATAACCCCTTTCAAAATTCTTTCAAGAATTTTTCAGCGGCTCTTTAGGACTTCCCGTCGCGCCTTCACTATCGTGGGCCACGTTGCAGTGCTTACCCAAGACAGGCCTACAAAATCTGAGGCCAAGCTGTGGCCAGCCGGGTGGTTGCCGCCTGGGTGTCTCCCGCCACGTGCCCGCACCCCACACCGCACGTGGCGGTTTCTGAAACTTGCTGGGAGACCCTGGGCTGGGTGACAGGCTGTTACGAATTTCGGCAGGGGCACATCCGTGCAGTGCCGAAGCCGGAAGGCCGAATCGTTAGGCGTCAACCGACGTGAGCGATTCAGCCTTCTTTTGCGTTGGACTGCTCGGGCGGCCGCAGCCAATCTTGCGAAACCCGCAGCCAATTGTTAGCTTGTGCCCGCTATGCCACATGTGTTTCGTGCGCTCGTTCTCGTCGCTTTACTCGCTTGCGCCGCGTTGGCGCAAACCTTTCAGGAAGCCGACCGTCTGTTTACTTATGGCGATGATACGGGCCGCGATCAACAGGCGTTGGCCGTGATCGAAAAGGCCCTGGCCAGCGACGGCAACAATTACCAATGGCTTTGGCGTGCCGCCCGGGCGCGGTATTACGTGGGCGATGAGGCCAAGGCCGACAAGCTTAAACATTTCGAGAGTGGCATCGCCTATGCCCAACGCGCTATCGCCCAATCGCCCAACGCCGTCGAAGGGCATTTCTGGCTGGGCGCCAGTTATGGCGGTTACAGCGAGGTCAAAGGCGCGTTCAGCGCGCTGGCGACCGTCAAAAAGATTCGCGCCGAGATGGAAACGGTGTTGCGGTTGAATGCCGGGTACGAAGACGCGCGTGCCTATCTGGCGCTGGGCGAACTCGACCGCCAGTTGCCGCGGTTGTTGGGCGGGAATGTGGAGCGTGCCATCACACGTTTGGAAGCCGGCCTGAAAATCGCGCCACGCAATTTGGAAATGAAATACGCGCTGGCCCAGGCCTATCAGGAAAATGGGCGCAAAGAAGACGCGCGCCGCCAGCTCAATGAATTGACGCAAGCCAGCGCGCGCAATCAGGCCGAACGCAACATACAGGGCAAAGCGCGCGCGTTGCTCACCAAGCTTTAACGCTATCGTCCGTTCGCTGAGGCTTATGCTAACAGGCACGTTGTCCAGGCTGCTTTCCAGCTTTCGCGCGCAATTGGTCGCGTTCATTACGGCCATGCTGTTGTTGACGGCGCTGGTCATCTTTTTCATCAATCAACAATTGGAACGGCGCACGACGCGGCAAGTGGACGAGTATTTTCAATCCATCATTCTGGCGATGGATCTCAGCTATCGTTCGCTGGCCGAGGGCAAGTATCTTTACGAACTGGTCAACACCCGTCAGCCAAACAGCTTGCCGATAGATTCCGAAAGCGTCATCAAGCACATTTTGATTTTGGACGCGAGCACCAAAGAGATTAGCGACAGCACGGATAAAAAAGACATCGGCACCAAATCAGAATATACCGGCATTCCGACGTTCGCGCCCGGCGATGTCAAACTCGATGCCGACTCGCTCAGCGCGAATGAAAGCCGTTCGGTCAAATTCTCCATCGAAACCGACAAAGGCAAAATCCGCGACATCCTGATCGTCATCTCGCTCAAACGGCTGAAGCGCGTCAAGGATGCCGCTGACCGCGACCGCAGCATTGCTTTGACGGTGCTGGGGCTGTTGCTGATTGTTGCTCTGGCGTTGTTCAGCCAGCGCTTCACCCGCCCGGTCACCGAACTGGCGCGCGCGGCCCAACGTGTCACTGCGGGCAAATTGGATTTCGATGTGACCGTCTCTGGCCCGCAAGAAATCAGCACGCTCTCGTCCACCTTCAACGAAATGCTCACCGGCTTGCGCCGCAACCGCGACCTCGAAGAGCAATTACAACGCGCCGAACGCTCCGCCGTCGTGGGCCGTTTGGCCTCCGGCATCGCGCACGAGATTCGCAATCCGCTCAATTTCATGAATCTCTCGATTGATCACCTGCAAGCCGCCTGCGCGCCCACGGATGAGCGCCGCCGCGCCGAATTTCTGCACATCACCACCACGATCAAAGAGGAGATTCAACGCCTGAACCGCCTGGTCAGCGACTTCCTCAGCTATGGCCGCCCGGCGCGTTTGAAACCGCGCGAACTCGACGCCCAAGTACTGATCGAAGAAGTCGGCGCGCTGGTCAGAGCCACTGCCGAACAACAGGGCGTGCAAGTACGCATCGCCAGCGACAACGGCCCCAATAACGTTGACACCAAATTCCAGGCGGACTACGAACAGATCAAGACCTGCTTTTCCAACCTGATGATCAACGCCGTCCAAGCCATGCCCGGTGGCGGCGCGCTCAACGTCACGCTGCATCCCGACAATTCGCATTTGCAGATCGAATTCGCTGACAACGGCCCCGGCATCGCAGCGGAAAACCTGAAACAGATTTTCGAGCCGTACTATTCGACCAAAGAGACGGGTATCGGCCTGGGCTTGCCGCTGACCAAAAAGATTATCGAAGAGCACGGCGGTCAGATCACTGTCACCAGCGAACTTGGCACAGGGACGACGTTCAACGTTACACTCCCACGCGAAGCCGCGTGTTAAACTGCGCGCGAAAGGAGCACGTTATGAGTTTGGCAACCAAAACAACGATTCAACCTAACTACCAACCCGCGCCACCCATTTCGATCAACCCGGAACGCCTGAGCGGCCAAGCGGTCATCGGCCTGAGTCGTGTGCCTGTGGCGGCTTTGCTCGATCACTTGGATGTCGCCACTTTTTTGCGGGATTTTCCCTCCGTGTCACAAACGCAAGTGGAAAGCGCCATTGAATATCTGAAAGAGCTGGCGGAAGACGGCAAGCTGGGTGAGCGCGTTGATGACTAATGAAAATCTTGCTTGATGAAAATGTGCCGGAAGGTGTCCTGCCCGCATTTGACCGTTATGAAACGCGGCACGTTAACCAATTGGGTTGGCAAGGGAAAAAGAACGGCGCGTTGCTACAAGCTGCCAGTGAGCACGGGTTCACAGTATTGGTGACGACTGATGTGAACCTTTATCAGCAGCGCAAAGCCGAAGGGCACTCCTTGAGCGTCATTGTGTTGCGCGTTTTCCAGAACTCGCTGGCCGGCGTACTGCCACTCGTGAATGACGCGCAAGACACTACAGCCAGGATTACGCCAGGCGAAGTCGAATACCTCTACATCGCCAAAACTTTGCAGGAAAGCGATAGGCGCCGAAAACGCGGGCAATTCGCGCCGCCCTGAAATGGTAAACTGTGAATGGCAAGCTTGAAGCAACGAAAACCCGCGTCCCAGCGTGTTCAAGCCATCCTATTCCATATCGTGCACCCAGCAATTGCAGAAACCGCGGCACTTCGCCTATCTTGTACCCTGCATTTGACATCCTCCGATGTACCGTAATCTCCACTTTCAAATCTCGAATTTATAAGGGCGAACGCAATGGCGAAACGAATCCTGGTCGTGGACGACGAAAAGAACCAACGCGACATCCTGCAACTGATCCTCTCAGGCGAGCGCGACGCCGAGGGCCAGCCGCTTTACGACATCAAAACCGCCGCTTCCGGCCAGGAAGCGTTGCGCACCTTCAAACACGAAAACTTCGATCTGGTGCTGACCGACCTGAAGATGTCCGGCATGGACGGCATCGAATTGCTCAATGAGATTTCCCAACTCGACAGCTCGCTCCCCGTCATTCTGATGACCGCGCACGGCTCCATCGAAACGGTCAAAGAAGCTTTGCGTGGAGGCGCGTTCGACTATCTTTCCAAACCGCTCGACCGCGCCAAATTGCTCGAAGTCGTCGCCAAAGCCGTCGCTCAAATGCGTGCCGTGGACGAAGAGATCATCGGCGTTTCGGAAGTGATGGAGCGCGTCAAAAAGATGATTGTCAAAGTTGCGCCCTCGCCTTCGACTGTCTTGATTCGCGGCGAATCGGGCACTGGCAAAGAGCGCATCGCCCGCGCCATACACAAAGCCAGCCCGCGCGCGGGTGAACGCTTCCAGGCCGTCAACTGCGCCGCCATCAACGAAAACCTGCTCGAATCGGAATTGTTCGGCCACGAAAAAGGCTCGTTCACCGGCGCGCACGTCGAGAAAAAAGGCCTCTTTGAGATCGCCGACAAAGGCACGCTCTTTCTGGATGAAATCGGCGAGATCAACGTCAGCATGCAGGCCAAACTGCTGCGCGTCTTGCAGGAAAAAGAAGTCACCCACGTCGGCGGCTCACGCGCGATCAAAGTGGACGTGCGCGTCCTCGCCGCCACCAACCGCGACCTCGAAGCGATGGTCAAAGACGGCCGCTTCCGTGAAGACCTCTATTACCGCCTCAACGTCATCCCGATCACCGTGCCGCCCCTGCGCCAGCGCCGCGACGACACCAAAGTGCTGACCGCTCACTTCCTGCGCAAGCATTCCGCCAACGCCGCGCGTCCCATGAAACTGTCGGATGACGCGCGCCGCCTGATCCTCGATTACGCCTGGCCCGGCAACGTGCGCCAACTCGAATCGGCCATCGAACGCGCCTTGTTATTGGCCGAAGGCGATGAAATCACCGTCGAAGACCTGCCCGTCGAAATCCGCGCCACCGTGCAAGCCGAAACCACGGGCGGTTTCAAACTGCCCGCCGAAGGTATTTCGTTTGAAGAGTTGGAACGTTCGCTGTTGATTCAGGCAATGGAACAGACCGGCTGGAACATCACGCGCGCGGCCAAGCTGCTGGGCTTGTCGTTTCGGACGATGCAATATCGGCTGGATAAATTCGAGATCAAGCGGCCCAATCGGGTGAAGGGTGGCGGGGAAGAGAGTGAAGAGGACGGCCAGTAAACCTGCTTGGGACAGTACCGCGCGCGGTCAGCAAGCGGTGACTCACACAACAAACCCAGTGGGCACAAGTTGATGGTTCCGCTTGCTGACGCGCGCGGTACTGCCCGCTCACACTCCCTCGGCACGCTCACCCAATGAAATCACCTGATCGGTATACCCCTCAAACGTATCGTCATGGCTGATGACGAAAAGCTGCTGAAAATCTTTGATGCGGCCGATTTGCTGCGCCAGGTTGCGGCGCCGCTCCTCATCCATATTCGTGGTCGGCTCGTCGAAGAACGCTATGTTCAGGTCGGACAATTCTTTCAACAACGCCAAGCGCACGGCCAGCGCCGCCGCCATCTGTTCGCCGCCGGACAGGTTGGCGAAGGGGCGTTCGCGGCCTTCTTCTTCCAGCGTGATTTCGTAATCTTTGGCCCAGCGCAGCGTGGCGTCGTGCCGCCCGGTGATTTCGCGGAAAAGTTGATTGGCTTCGAGCGAGATTGAAAACAGGTACGATTCGGTGATGAAGGGCGCGGCCTTTTGCAGAATGTCGCGGATGAAATCGGTCGTTTCGCGCAAGCGCTGCGCCCGCTCCTTTTCGGCCAGTTGGGCACGCATGCGCTCGCGCACTTCTTCGAGTTGGGCCAGCCGTTGTTGCAATTGGCTGAAGCTGGCGCGCACGTGTTCCAGTTGCGCGGCCAGATGTGTAGCGCGTTCGCGCCAGTGCTCGAATTGGCGGAGCGCGGTGCGATGCGCGTCGGCCTGATACTGCGCTTCCAACTGCGTCAATTCTGTTTGTGTGGCGGCCAGCGTCGTTTCAGCCGTAACGATCTCTGCCGCAATGGCCGCGACTTCTGTTTCGTGCGTCGGCAGCGTTTCGGCAATTTTCAAGTTCGACAAATAAGCGTGGTAATCGCGTTCGTTGCTGGCGCGGGCGACGTTCACTTCGGCCAGTTGCACATCCAGCGCGGCGAACTGTTGCAACTCTTCGTTGAGGTGCTGCTGTCCGGCACGAATCTCCGCCACTTTCTGTTCAGCCAGCGCGATACCTTGTTGCCATTCGGCCTCGCGTTCGATCACGCGTTGCAATGCGCCCGCCCGCCCGCGCGGATCGCTCAGCGCTTGCAAACTGCTTTCGGCGGCGGCGAGTTGCGCCTCGATGTTGCCGAGCGCGGTCAGCCGTTGTTGCAAGGTGTCGGCTTCGACTTTGCGCGTCTTGCCGTAGGCGCTCAGTTCGGCCAACTCGCCGCGCATCCCTTCGGCTTGATTGAAAACGCGCTCGGCTTCGCGCGCGGCGCGCAACACTTGTTCAAGCGCGGCGCGCTCAGCTTTGCGTTGTTGCAACTCGGCCTCGCTGATGGTTCCGGCTTGCGCCAATTCGCTTTCCAGCTTGGCGACCTGTTCCTGTTGCGCGGCCAGTTCGCGGGTGAAGCGTTCGGCGGCTTCGCGCAAGCGCGGCAATTGCGCTGTTTCGGCAGCGGCGGCGCGCGCCTGTTTCACTGCGGCGGCCAGTGTTTTCAAACTGCTTTGCAGCGGTTTGATTTGCTCGCGCCGCTCAGTCAGGCCGGTGCGAAAGCGCGCTTCGATGGATTCGCCGGGTTTGAGGTTCAAGCACTTTTCGGTCAGCAGCGGGCAGATACCGCCGCTGGCAAGGCTGGCGATCATCTCTTCATCGCGGCTGACTTCGGCGCGTAATTGCGCCAGTTGTTCGGTCTCTGTTTGCTGCTGCGTTTCGCTTTCGGTCAAGCGCGCCGCTTGGGCCAACAGCGGTTCCAGGTGCGCCAATTCGCGGCCATTCTGTTCTAACTCGCTTTGCAGGCGCGTTTGTTCCTGCCGGGCTTTGTCCAAATAACTGCGTTGCATTTGGCTGCTCTTGAGTGTCAGTTCCAGCCGCGCCAATTCAGCATCGAGTTGCGCGCGTTTTTCGTCGAGCGTGGCGACTTGCTCAGCCTGTGCGCGCAAGCCTTCGGCTTTTTCGATCTCGCGCGAGAGCAGCGAATAGCGCAGCCGCATCTGCTCTAAATCTTTGTCGAGTGCGCGGCGCGCGTGTTCCAGACCCTGCAATTCACCACGGCTTTCGCGTAGGCCCGCCAGCGTGGTTTCAAATTGCGTTTGTTCGGCCACCTTGTCCGCCAGCGCAGCCAATTCAACCCGCGCGTCAGCAATTTCTTGCAAGCGTTCGCGCTGGCGTTCGGCTTGGGCCTGCACTTCAAACTGTTCGCGTTCGGTGGCGGCCAGCTTGTTGCGCAACTCATCACGGCTGAGCCGGTGGCGTTCCAATTCGCTGAGCTTGGCAGTTGCTGCTTGGTAGTTATCGTGTCCGGCTTGCGCGGCGGTGACGATTTGGGCGGCGGCGCGCGCTTGTTCCAGCGCTTCGCGCGCAGTAGCGAGCGAACCGCGCCGCACGTCCAGCTTGATGCGC is a genomic window of Acidobacteriota bacterium containing:
- a CDS encoding tetratricopeptide repeat protein yields the protein MPHVFRALVLVALLACAALAQTFQEADRLFTYGDDTGRDQQALAVIEKALASDGNNYQWLWRAARARYYVGDEAKADKLKHFESGIAYAQRAIAQSPNAVEGHFWLGASYGGYSEVKGAFSALATVKKIRAEMETVLRLNAGYEDARAYLALGELDRQLPRLLGGNVERAITRLEAGLKIAPRNLEMKYALAQAYQENGRKEDARRQLNELTQASARNQAERNIQGKARALLTKL
- a CDS encoding HAMP domain-containing protein, producing MLTGTLSRLLSSFRAQLVAFITAMLLLTALVIFFINQQLERRTTRQVDEYFQSIILAMDLSYRSLAEGKYLYELVNTRQPNSLPIDSESVIKHILILDASTKEISDSTDKKDIGTKSEYTGIPTFAPGDVKLDADSLSANESRSVKFSIETDKGKIRDILIVISLKRLKRVKDAADRDRSIALTVLGLLLIVALALFSQRFTRPVTELARAAQRVTAGKLDFDVTVSGPQEISTLSSTFNEMLTGLRRNRDLEEQLQRAERSAVVGRLASGIAHEIRNPLNFMNLSIDHLQAACAPTDERRRAEFLHITTTIKEEIQRLNRLVSDFLSYGRPARLKPRELDAQVLIEEVGALVRATAEQQGVQVRIASDNGPNNVDTKFQADYEQIKTCFSNLMINAVQAMPGGGALNVTLHPDNSHLQIEFADNGPGIAAENLKQIFEPYYSTKETGIGLGLPLTKKIIEEHGGQITVTSELGTGTTFNVTLPREAAC
- a CDS encoding DUF433 domain-containing protein, which gives rise to MSLATKTTIQPNYQPAPPISINPERLSGQAVIGLSRVPVAALLDHLDVATFLRDFPSVSQTQVESAIEYLKELAEDGKLGERVDD
- a CDS encoding DUF5615 family PIN-like protein, which gives rise to MKILLDENVPEGVLPAFDRYETRHVNQLGWQGKKNGALLQAASEHGFTVLVTTDVNLYQQRKAEGHSLSVIVLRVFQNSLAGVLPLVNDAQDTTARITPGEVEYLYIAKTLQESDRRRKRGQFAPP
- a CDS encoding sigma-54-dependent Fis family transcriptional regulator, translating into MAKRILVVDDEKNQRDILQLILSGERDAEGQPLYDIKTAASGQEALRTFKHENFDLVLTDLKMSGMDGIELLNEISQLDSSLPVILMTAHGSIETVKEALRGGAFDYLSKPLDRAKLLEVVAKAVAQMRAVDEEIIGVSEVMERVKKMIVKVAPSPSTVLIRGESGTGKERIARAIHKASPRAGERFQAVNCAAINENLLESELFGHEKGSFTGAHVEKKGLFEIADKGTLFLDEIGEINVSMQAKLLRVLQEKEVTHVGGSRAIKVDVRVLAATNRDLEAMVKDGRFREDLYYRLNVIPITVPPLRQRRDDTKVLTAHFLRKHSANAARPMKLSDDARRLILDYAWPGNVRQLESAIERALLLAEGDEITVEDLPVEIRATVQAETTGGFKLPAEGISFEELERSLLIQAMEQTGWNITRAAKLLGLSFRTMQYRLDKFEIKRPNRVKGGGEESEEDGQ
- a CDS encoding SMC family ATPase, translating into MQITRVELKNIKNHAEADFSFQPGVIAICGPNGAGKTTILEAIAWALFDHLDYNKDDFVKRGAKKGQVVVSFISDKDGREYTVTRDTGGGYHVYDPDTKTRLIEQKNQVVKWLREHLGVDEATDLSALFKTTIGVPQGTFTYDFTLTAAKRKIIFDQILKVEEYKQASDQLRDTLKHIEGRINEADRKMAAAEGELKAYDETKRQHDQTAAQLQQHETDYAAAQTARDVAAQTVAQLDALKQQLETRRAALESLRIKLDVRRGSLATAREALEQARAAAQIVTAAQAGHDNYQAATAKLSELERHRLSRDELRNKLAATEREQFEVQAQAERQRERLQEIADARVELAALADKVAEQTQFETTLAGLRESRGELQGLEHARRALDKDLEQMRLRYSLLSREIEKAEGLRAQAEQVATLDEKRAQLDAELARLELTLKSSQMQRSYLDKARQEQTRLQSELEQNGRELAHLEPLLAQAARLTESETQQQTETEQLAQLRAEVSRDEEMIASLASGGICPLLTEKCLNLKPGESIEARFRTGLTERREQIKPLQSSLKTLAAAVKQARAAAAETAQLPRLREAAERFTRELAAQQEQVAKLESELAQAGTISEAELQQRKAERAALEQVLRAAREAERVFNQAEGMRGELAELSAYGKTRKVEADTLQQRLTALGNIEAQLAAAESSLQALSDPRGRAGALQRVIEREAEWQQGIALAEQKVAEIRAGQQHLNEELQQFAALDVQLAEVNVARASNERDYHAYLSNLKIAETLPTHETEVAAIAAEIVTAETTLAATQTELTQLEAQYQADAHRTALRQFEHWRERATHLAAQLEHVRASFSQLQQRLAQLEEVRERMRAQLAEKERAQRLRETTDFIRDILQKAAPFITESYLFSISLEANQLFREITGRHDATLRWAKDYEITLEEEGRERPFANLSGGEQMAAALAVRLALLKELSDLNIAFFDEPTTNMDEERRRNLAQQIGRIKDFQQLFVISHDDTFEGYTDQVISLGERAEGV